Proteins from a single region of Cytophagaceae bacterium:
- a CDS encoding DUF1684 domain-containing protein — translation MIRKYYIQIGLAVAVIGILAYSFSGSPDFHDLTLKSFEDYKNGIINGADRLVLEENRDGFDFFTPEKKWVIEAEFIPENSGREFEMLMTDSTTEVAQLKGVASFKFENSNVKVLIFEEEASYLLPFKDLTNGKTTYGGGRYINLPKEALKGDKLEIDFNRARNYYCVYTEQYICPVPPPENSLKIAVEAGEKIFKKK, via the coding sequence ATGATAAGAAAATATTACATTCAAATCGGTCTGGCAGTAGCTGTAATTGGAATTTTAGCATATTCTTTTTCGGGTAGCCCTGATTTTCATGACCTTACACTGAAATCTTTTGAAGATTATAAAAATGGCATTATCAATGGTGCCGACCGGCTGGTATTGGAAGAAAATAGAGATGGCTTTGATTTTTTTACACCAGAAAAAAAATGGGTAATAGAAGCTGAATTTATTCCGGAAAACAGTGGAAGAGAATTTGAAATGCTGATGACAGATTCAACTACTGAAGTGGCTCAGCTAAAAGGTGTGGCAAGTTTTAAATTCGAAAATTCAAATGTTAAGGTATTGATATTTGAAGAAGAGGCCAGTTATCTGCTGCCATTCAAAGATTTAACAAATGGGAAAACCACATATGGAGGAGGCAGGTACATAAATTTGCCAAAAGAAGCATTGAAAGGAGATAAACTTGAGATTGATTTTAACCGTGCCCGAAATTACTATTGTGTATATACCGAACAATATATTTGCCCTGTTCCACCACCTGAAAACTCGTTGAAAATAGCAGTTGAAGCGGGAGAAAAGATTTTTAAAAAGAAATGA
- a CDS encoding metallophosphoesterase, with translation MRKLKLIFFIIFWSSISFAQTIIRGPYLQKRTQTGIQIRFRTDSPVLASIKIGNNLGVYSNEFFEIGSNTEHNIEITGLQPYSKYYYAVFNGTQILEGSADNFFYTTQLAGSEQKIKLWVTGDCGTQTAMQARVKNQFLSYIGSDYMDGWLLLGDNAYSTGLDTEFQNKFFGVYQNDRIMKQTAIYPVPGNHDYYSGSANGSNHNVPYYQIFSEVKNGEMGGVPSGQKEYYSYDIGNVHFIAMDSFGKELGSTAHSLSDTLLPQIVWLKNDLAVNTKKWTILYWHHPPYTMGSHNSDTEADLAAIRTNLIPILERYNVDLVLNGHSHTYERSKLMKGHFGNSLSFSPTQHLVSTSSGKFDGSADSCPYHKKSDGSVKGTIYAVAGSAGWSPSGQANFPHPALPFSEKTIGGSGFLEIEGDRLDFKMISETGTIVDKFTIFKDVNRTQTLNVASGTITYELKSPYKEPSNWVSENLPTNSVILSPPINGTVFHVEDTKGCFKDTLKIETSNPCENIYTITRKIEIGTNIDLKSSEKIILSAQVFENTISVFDASNSLELLPGFESKAGSVFTAKTGGCVSITSP, from the coding sequence ATGAGAAAATTAAAATTAATATTTTTTATTATTTTTTGGAGTTCAATTTCCTTTGCTCAGACCATAATCAGAGGACCTTATTTACAAAAACGTACTCAAACAGGAATCCAGATAAGGTTCAGAACTGATTCACCGGTTTTGGCTAGTATAAAAATCGGTAACAATTTAGGTGTTTATTCCAACGAGTTTTTTGAAATCGGAAGCAATACCGAGCATAATATAGAAATCACAGGTCTTCAGCCTTATTCAAAATATTACTACGCAGTTTTCAACGGAACTCAGATTTTGGAAGGTTCGGCAGATAATTTTTTCTATACAACACAATTGGCTGGAAGTGAGCAAAAAATAAAACTTTGGGTCACCGGAGATTGCGGAACTCAGACCGCAATGCAAGCAAGGGTTAAAAACCAATTCCTTAGTTATATTGGATCAGATTATATGGACGGCTGGCTGCTTTTAGGCGACAATGCCTATTCGACGGGCTTGGATACTGAATTTCAAAATAAGTTTTTTGGGGTATATCAAAACGACCGGATTATGAAACAAACCGCCATATATCCGGTGCCTGGAAATCATGATTATTATTCCGGATCGGCCAATGGTTCAAATCATAATGTGCCTTATTATCAGATTTTTTCAGAGGTTAAGAACGGCGAAATGGGTGGCGTGCCTTCAGGCCAAAAAGAATACTACTCTTATGATATTGGGAATGTGCATTTTATTGCGATGGATTCTTTTGGAAAAGAGCTCGGTTCGACAGCCCATTCTTTATCTGACACACTTTTGCCCCAGATTGTTTGGTTAAAAAATGATTTGGCCGTTAATACAAAGAAATGGACGATTCTCTACTGGCATCACCCACCTTATACAATGGGTTCGCATAATAGCGATACTGAAGCCGATTTGGCAGCTATCCGTACCAATTTAATTCCCATTTTAGAAAGATATAATGTAGATTTGGTGCTTAACGGTCATTCGCATACTTATGAGCGTAGTAAATTAATGAAAGGTCATTTTGGGAATTCATTGTCATTTTCTCCGACACAACACCTGGTTAGTACTTCCTCTGGAAAGTTTGACGGTTCAGCAGATTCATGTCCTTATCATAAAAAATCTGATGGATCCGTTAAGGGAACAATTTATGCAGTAGCGGGTTCTGCCGGGTGGTCACCCAGTGGTCAGGCAAATTTCCCTCATCCGGCTTTACCATTTTCAGAAAAAACAATTGGCGGCAGTGGTTTTCTCGAAATTGAAGGTGACAGGCTGGATTTTAAGATGATAAGTGAAACGGGTACAATAGTGGATAAATTTACTATTTTTAAAGATGTAAACAGGACTCAAACACTTAATGTGGCTTCAGGTACAATCACTTATGAATTAAAAAGTCCTTATAAGGAGCCATCAAATTGGGTTTCTGAAAACTTACCTACTAATTCTGTTATTTTGTCGCCACCCATTAACGGAACAGTATTTCATGTAGAAGATACAAAAGGATGTTTTAAGGATACTTTGAAAATAGAAACTTCAAATCCCTGTGAAAATATTTATACTATTACCAGAAAGATTGAAATCGGAACAAATATTGACTTGAAGAGTTCTGAAAAGATTATATTAAGTGCACAGGTTTTCGAAAATACAATTTCTGTTTTTGATGCCAGTAATTCGCTCGAATTACTTCCTG
- a CDS encoding riboflavin synthase, whose product MFTGIIENTAILKELKKNESNVSFYFESSISSELKVDQSLSHNGVCLTVEEIQGNQYRVTAIEETLKKTNLSSLKPGDTVNLERSMKSDARFDGHMVQGHVDQVGECVSVEDQNGSWKINVKYDGSTGNMTVEKGSICLNGISLTVFDSEKDSFAVAIIPYTWTHTNLQHIKPGDKINLEFDIVGKYLAKMFAPFAEKLKS is encoded by the coding sequence ATGTTTACTGGAATAATAGAAAATACAGCAATTCTGAAGGAATTAAAAAAAAATGAGAGCAATGTCAGTTTCTATTTTGAAAGCTCAATATCTTCAGAATTAAAAGTGGATCAGAGCCTTAGCCATAACGGGGTTTGTCTTACAGTGGAAGAAATACAAGGTAACCAATACCGGGTAACAGCCATTGAAGAAACTCTAAAAAAAACTAATCTATCGTCCTTAAAACCCGGAGATACAGTAAATCTTGAAAGAAGCATGAAATCAGATGCACGATTTGATGGCCATATGGTGCAGGGGCATGTAGATCAGGTAGGCGAATGTGTTTCAGTGGAAGACCAGAATGGGTCTTGGAAAATAAATGTAAAATATGATGGAAGTACAGGAAATATGACCGTGGAAAAAGGATCCATCTGTTTGAATGGAATAAGTTTAACAGTTTTTGATTCAGAAAAAGACAGTTTCGCTGTAGCAATAATCCCTTATACATGGACTCACACCAATCTTCAACATATAAAACCCGGTGATAAAATAAATCTTGAGTTTGATATTGTTGGAAAATATCTTGCAAAAATGTTTGCCCCATTTGCAGAAAAGCTCAAATCATAA
- a CDS encoding Lrp/AsnC family transcriptional regulator yields MKYRLDEIDKKILKLIQQDSTLTFKEIAEKINLSLTPVHDRVKRMENEGIIEKYVGILNKKVLGVGLTVFSHVTLIKQTKSVSEIFDKAIAALPEVVECNFVSGSFDYLLKIIVPDMEAYHTFHQVKLSSIEGVSLINSFFVMSEVKSTTEIPFL; encoded by the coding sequence ATGAAATATCGCCTTGATGAAATAGATAAAAAAATCCTGAAGTTGATTCAACAGGATTCAACGCTCACTTTTAAAGAAATTGCAGAAAAAATCAATCTTTCACTTACTCCCGTTCATGACAGAGTTAAGAGAATGGAAAATGAAGGAATCATTGAAAAATACGTTGGGATTCTTAACAAAAAAGTACTTGGCGTAGGACTCACAGTGTTTTCTCACGTAACTTTGATAAAACAGACCAAAAGCGTTTCAGAGATTTTTGACAAGGCAATAGCCGCATTACCTGAAGTGGTGGAATGTAATTTCGTATCAGGAAGTTTTGATTATTTACTGAAAATAATAGTACCTGACATGGAGGCATATCATACTTTTCATCAGGTAAAATTATCTTCAATTGAAGGTGTATCTTTGATCAACTCTTTCTTTGTGATGTCGGAAGTGAAAAGCACCACTGAGATTCCTTTTCTTTAA
- a CDS encoding zinc-dependent metalloprotease: protein MKKQLLQILFLCVTGILPVFSQEDILKDTQKNEGYFTFYWNEAKGKVFLEVKNIGEEFLYYPSLAEGLGSNDIGLDRGLLGQEHILKFEKTGNKLLLIEPNYQYRANSNDILEKNAVKESFAKSVWFGFEILKNINGNYIIDLTPFLLRDAIEAGKTLSSTKQGNFSFDALRSGIYSPMCKSFPQNTEFQVVITLMANASSNPGQYINSIVPTSDYVSMHQHHSFVKLPEPGFKTREFDPRIGYIGIDYFDYSSPINAPIQKKLISRHRLEKKDPNAVLSEPVKPIVYYLDSGVPEPIRSALFEGATWWNQAFEAAGYKDAFQVKMLPADADPMDIRYNLVQWVHRSTRGWSYGTSIIDPRTGEILKGKVSLGSLRVRQDYLLAQGLAGDFSPGKSDTLLTKMALDRLKQLSAHEIGHTLGLPHNYISSINGRASVMDYPHPLVYLKDGKVKLDEAYSMGIGEYDKSSIIWGYQDFPKGVNEKMELERIVKNLFEKRLQFLTDQDARPDGSVHPQTHLWDNGSNATEELTRVIEMRKVVLSEFDDKKIPDGTPLAQIEEVFVPMYMLHRYQVQSASKSLAGAYYSNALKGDNQLIFKPVSADDQRKSLKALVQTLEPDFLAMPKQLLGLIPPRPFRYPANNREVFKRRTGMTFDVLAPAESSAQLTLSLILEPKRISRLATQQIYDKNLPSLAEVLNLLTQRLLNESDIYKNNYFGQIKRVVAEQYVYSLKMVLVDNQCNVEAKSNIAAELKSIENRIVNKQSQAGGFGMLILDIIRKPESDFEKTKTNYLIAPDGQPIDEEQDWLGCENLDQH from the coding sequence ATGAAAAAGCAATTATTACAAATTCTGTTTCTTTGTGTAACCGGTATTTTACCTGTTTTTTCCCAGGAAGATATATTAAAAGATACCCAAAAAAATGAAGGCTATTTTACCTTTTATTGGAATGAAGCAAAGGGTAAAGTATTCCTTGAAGTCAAAAATATTGGTGAGGAATTTCTTTATTATCCTAGTCTGGCAGAAGGTTTGGGCTCCAACGATATTGGTCTTGACAGAGGATTGCTGGGACAGGAGCATATTCTTAAATTCGAAAAAACAGGAAACAAACTTCTATTAATTGAACCTAATTATCAATACCGGGCCAATTCCAATGATATTCTTGAAAAAAATGCAGTGAAAGAATCTTTTGCTAAATCTGTATGGTTTGGTTTCGAAATACTGAAAAATATTAATGGAAACTATATAATAGACCTAACTCCTTTTTTACTAAGAGATGCAATTGAAGCGGGAAAGACCTTAAGTTCGACAAAACAAGGCAATTTTTCTTTTGATGCATTAAGATCAGGAATTTATTCACCGATGTGTAAATCATTTCCACAAAACACAGAATTTCAGGTTGTTATAACTTTAATGGCCAATGCCAGTAGCAATCCGGGACAGTATATTAATTCCATAGTTCCTACTTCAGATTATGTGAGCATGCATCAGCATCATTCGTTTGTAAAACTGCCGGAACCCGGTTTTAAAACCCGGGAATTTGACCCTAGAATTGGTTATATTGGAATTGATTATTTCGATTATTCGTCACCCATAAACGCTCCTATACAGAAAAAGCTAATTTCAAGACATAGACTGGAGAAAAAAGATCCAAACGCTGTGTTAAGTGAGCCGGTAAAACCAATAGTTTATTATCTCGACTCAGGGGTGCCGGAGCCCATCAGATCAGCACTATTTGAAGGTGCTACCTGGTGGAATCAGGCTTTTGAAGCTGCCGGATACAAAGATGCCTTTCAGGTCAAAATGCTCCCTGCCGATGCAGATCCTATGGATATCAGATATAATTTGGTGCAATGGGTACATAGAAGTACCAGAGGCTGGTCTTATGGAACAAGTATTATTGATCCGCGTACCGGGGAGATTTTGAAAGGAAAAGTATCTCTGGGTTCATTGCGTGTAAGGCAGGATTATCTGCTGGCTCAGGGTTTAGCAGGTGATTTTTCGCCAGGAAAATCTGATACATTGTTAACAAAAATGGCACTTGACCGATTAAAACAACTTTCTGCTCACGAGATTGGTCATACGCTGGGTTTACCTCATAATTATATTTCAAGCATCAACGGCCGGGCCTCGGTGATGGATTATCCACATCCACTGGTTTATTTGAAAGATGGCAAAGTTAAACTCGATGAAGCTTACAGCATGGGTATTGGTGAATATGATAAATCTTCAATTATTTGGGGTTATCAGGATTTTCCTAAAGGTGTAAATGAGAAAATGGAATTGGAACGGATTGTGAAAAATCTTTTTGAAAAAAGACTTCAGTTTTTAACCGATCAGGATGCACGCCCTGACGGTTCTGTTCACCCTCAAACGCACTTATGGGACAATGGTTCCAATGCCACAGAAGAGCTGACACGTGTCATCGAAATGAGAAAAGTAGTATTGAGTGAGTTTGATGATAAAAAAATACCAGATGGTACACCGTTGGCACAAATTGAAGAAGTCTTTGTGCCCATGTATATGCTGCACCGGTATCAGGTACAGTCGGCTTCTAAATCGCTTGCCGGAGCATATTATTCCAATGCACTAAAAGGTGACAATCAGTTGATTTTTAAGCCGGTATCTGCTGATGATCAAAGGAAGTCTTTGAAAGCCCTGGTACAAACACTTGAACCTGATTTTTTGGCCATGCCTAAACAATTGCTTGGTTTAATTCCACCCCGACCGTTCAGATATCCGGCTAACAACCGAGAGGTTTTCAAACGCAGAACCGGAATGACATTTGATGTTTTGGCACCTGCTGAAAGTTCGGCCCAGTTGACTTTAAGCCTGATACTTGAGCCCAAAAGGATTTCCAGATTGGCAACACAGCAGATTTATGATAAAAATCTACCATCCCTGGCAGAGGTTCTAAATCTTTTGACCCAAAGACTTTTAAATGAATCAGATATTTATAAAAACAACTATTTCGGACAAATTAAAAGAGTGGTTGCCGAACAATATGTTTATAGTCTAAAAATGGTTTTGGTTGATAATCAGTGTAATGTAGAGGCTAAATCCAATATTGCAGCAGAATTGAAATCAATTGAAAACCGGATAGTCAATAAGCAATCTCAGGCCGGTGGTTTTGGAATGTTGATTTTAGATATCATCAGAAAACCAGAAAGTGATTTTGAGAAAACTAAAACTAACTACCTAATTGCTCCTGATGGTCAACCCATTGATGAGGAACAAGATTGGCTGGGTTGCGAAAATTTGGATCAGCATTAA
- the ald gene encoding alanine dehydrogenase, whose protein sequence is MIVGVPKEIKNNENRVAMTPAGVMELVKYGHQVFIQKDAGINSGFSDAEFKSAGASILETIEEVYHIAEMIVKVKEPIESEYKLIKKDQLVFTYFHFASSEVLTQAMIGSGAVCLAYETVEKADRSLPLLIPMSEVAGRMAIQEGAKYLEKPQKGKGVLLGGVPGVPTGKVLILGGGIVGTQAAKMAAGLGARVVIMDVSLPRLRHLSDIMPANVTTILSNEYNIKAAIKDVDLIVGAVLIPGAKAPHLITKDMLKLMKPGTVVVDVAVDQGGCIETCHPTTHQDPIYIIDDVVHYCVANMPGAVPYTSTMALTNATLPFALDLANKGWKKACAENNELKKGLNIVNGKVVYAGVADAFGLQLAEVEDLFD, encoded by the coding sequence ATGATAGTAGGAGTACCTAAAGAGATTAAAAACAATGAAAATCGTGTTGCTATGACTCCCGCAGGAGTGATGGAGTTAGTAAAATACGGACATCAGGTTTTTATTCAAAAAGATGCAGGGATAAACAGTGGATTTAGTGACGCAGAGTTCAAATCTGCCGGAGCTTCAATTCTTGAAACAATTGAAGAGGTTTATCACATAGCAGAAATGATTGTGAAAGTAAAAGAGCCGATTGAGTCAGAGTATAAGCTCATTAAAAAAGATCAGTTGGTGTTTACTTATTTTCATTTTGCGTCTTCAGAAGTGCTCACCCAAGCCATGATTGGCAGCGGTGCGGTATGTCTCGCCTACGAAACAGTCGAAAAAGCCGATCGTTCTCTGCCGCTTTTGATACCAATGTCAGAAGTGGCCGGGCGTATGGCAATTCAGGAAGGAGCCAAGTATCTTGAAAAACCACAAAAAGGCAAAGGAGTTCTTTTGGGTGGTGTTCCGGGTGTTCCTACAGGAAAAGTTTTGATTTTGGGTGGAGGAATTGTAGGTACCCAAGCTGCAAAAATGGCTGCTGGCCTTGGGGCCAGAGTTGTGATTATGGACGTAAGTTTGCCACGGTTGAGACATTTGTCCGATATCATGCCTGCTAATGTTACCACAATTTTGTCAAACGAATACAATATCAAAGCCGCTATCAAAGATGTTGATTTGATAGTAGGAGCAGTGCTAATACCAGGAGCCAAAGCACCGCATTTGATTACTAAAGATATGTTAAAGCTCATGAAACCAGGTACAGTTGTGGTGGATGTGGCTGTTGATCAGGGAGGATGTATCGAAACTTGTCATCCAACTACTCATCAGGATCCGATTTATATCATCGACGATGTGGTTCATTACTGTGTAGCAAACATGCCTGGTGCGGTACCTTATACCTCAACTATGGCTTTGACCAATGCCACTTTGCCTTTCGCTTTAGACCTTGCCAATAAAGGTTGGAAAAAAGCCTGTGCTGAAAATAATGAACTCAAAAAAGGATTGAATATAGTAAACGGAAAAGTTGTTTACGCTGGTGTTGCAGATGCCTTTGGCCTTCAATTGGCTGAAGTTGAGGACTTATTTGATTGA